The Primulina tabacum isolate GXHZ01 chromosome 7, ASM2559414v2, whole genome shotgun sequence genome includes a window with the following:
- the LOC142550549 gene encoding uncharacterized protein LOC142550549 produces MKRDCPNLENQSGGGGSMTRSYSGKQSEATVQQKGFPAQGSRRGGISQGSQQCPRVQGQVFALNQEQAEEQNEIVIAGNFLLCGIPAYVLIDTRASHSFIASMFVKKHKLPYVSLDVLLSVSTPMGQEVLAKRLVVDCLLEFERNYLSANLMILAIEDFDCIMGINLFTKYRATVDCYQRLVQFRLEGDENWFFFGERARLPMPVVSTVKAQRALAKGGEGYLIYAVDVSKDVIDVKNIPVVDEFPDVFPDEIPGFPREREVEAEIELVPGTVPISRAPYRLAPTEMKELKQKLQDLLEKGYIRPSVSPWGAPVLFVKKKDGSMRLCIDYRQLNRVTVKNKYL; encoded by the coding sequence ATGAAGAGGGATTGCCCTAATTTGGAGAATCAGAGTGGAGGCGGAGGTTCTATGACTCGGTCTTATAGTGGAAAACAGTCTGAGGCCACTGTGCAACAGAAAGGTTTTCCTGCTCAAGGTTCTCGTCGTGGAGGAATATCGCAAGGATCTCAGCAATGCCCACGAGTTCAGGGGCAAGTGTTTGCCCTAAACCAGGAACAAGCTGAGGAGCAAAACGAGATAGTCATTGCAGGTAATTTTCTTTTATGTGGTattcctgcatatgtattgattgacaCTAGGGCATCACATTCATTCATAGCATCAATGTTTGTTAAGAAGCATAAACTACCCTACGTGTCATTAGATGTTTTGTTGTCGGTCTCTACACCGATGGGACAAGAGGTTTTAGCTAAGCGACTTGTAGTAGACTGTTTGCTAGAGTTTGAGAGAAATTACTTGTCTGCCAATTTGATGATATTGGCTATtgaagattttgattgtattatggGAATCAACCTTTTTACTAAGTATAGAGCGACGGTAGATTGTTATCAACGTCTCGTTCAGTTTCGTCTAGAAGGAGACGAGAATTGGTTCTTTTTTGGTGAGAGAGCTCGACTTCCAATGCCAGTAGTGTCTACTGTAAAGGCACAACGGGCTTTAGCAAAAGGAGGAGAAGGATATCTCATTTATGCTGTTGATGTATCGAAGGATGTAATCGACGTGAAGAACATTCCAGTTGTCGATGAATTTCCTGATGTTTTCCCCGATGAAATTCCTGGATTTCCTCGAGAGAGAGAAGTGGAAGCGGAGATAGAGTTGGTACCAGGAACCGTACCTATCTCCAGAGCGCCTTATAGATTGGCAccaacagagatgaaagagttgaaacaAAAGTTACAAGATCTTCTTGAAAAAGGGTacatcagacccagtgtatctccttggggagcACCAGTGTTGTTcgttaaaaagaaggatgggTCTATGCGGCTTTGCATAGATTATCGACAGTTGAACCGAGTAAcagtcaagaataaatatctctAA